One part of the Sphingobacterium sp. LZ7M1 genome encodes these proteins:
- a CDS encoding plastocyanin/azurin family copper-binding protein — translation MKTTFNIGTLALCSCLFLASCGNSEQPKSDSTDHSSHATEATATETPAPAAGPESAAPATSNTIVVESNDQMQFNVNELHVKAGEPISLTLKHVGTMKKEVMGHNLVVLKLGTDPIKFGEEAIKAQATDYVPATADVLAHTNLIGGGEESKIDFTLESPGTYDFICSFPGHLAVMKGKIIAE, via the coding sequence ATGAAAACTACCTTTAACATTGGAACTCTTGCATTATGCTCATGCTTATTTTTAGCTTCATGTGGCAATTCAGAACAACCTAAATCTGATTCTACCGATCACAGTTCACATGCTACCGAAGCAACAGCAACCGAAACTCCTGCTCCTGCAGCTGGGCCTGAATCTGCTGCTCCCGCAACTTCAAATACCATTGTGGTAGAAAGCAACGATCAAATGCAGTTCAATGTAAATGAATTACATGTCAAAGCCGGGGAGCCAATCAGTCTTACATTAAAGCACGTTGGTACCATGAAAAAAGAAGTGATGGGACATAACTTGGTTGTTTTGAAACTAGGTACTGACCCCATTAAGTTCGGAGAAGAGGCAATAAAGGCACAAGCTACAGACTATGTCCCTGCAACAGCTGATGTTCTAGCCCATACCAATTTAATTGGCGGTGGCGAAGAAAGCAAAATCGACTTTACACTTGAAAGCCCAGGAACCTATGATTTCATCTGTTCATTTCCTGGTCACCTTGCGGTAATGAAAGGAAAGATCATAGCCGAATAG
- a CDS encoding collagen-like protein, whose protein sequence is MKNRILFFIVVFSIMLGCSKDGEQGPKGDKGDKGEQGEVGIKGEDGTKVLSGTTPPAANLGNLGDYYIDLALTNIYGPKTANSWGNPTSLKGDQGEAGENGKDGLNLLSGNVVPTMNIGKVGDLYFNLSTLTIHGPKNLDNWGASYPLASAQNSGVHVFLIKNVKFSLPAKEGEDYDVTKPNFSYLNNEINLGNVNINKGISFIYWRYNDPILDNGVFYSNYFRYEWNELVKNGEYVDYVSPTINLKYRISPFKVGFNTDTKNNFLQLIWEGNEILASGQANSVEFNKFRENATFDVLIKYIPESSAVQIQAAGRSIQDLLRINP, encoded by the coding sequence ATGAAAAACAGAATACTTTTCTTCATTGTGGTTTTCTCCATAATGTTAGGCTGCTCTAAAGATGGAGAGCAAGGGCCAAAAGGTGACAAAGGTGATAAAGGTGAACAAGGCGAAGTGGGAATCAAAGGAGAGGACGGAACTAAGGTCCTTAGCGGAACTACTCCTCCGGCAGCAAATCTGGGAAATTTAGGTGATTATTATATAGACTTAGCACTTACTAATATCTATGGACCAAAAACAGCAAATTCATGGGGCAATCCCACCTCATTAAAAGGGGACCAGGGGGAAGCTGGAGAAAATGGAAAAGATGGATTGAATTTGTTAAGTGGAAATGTTGTCCCAACCATGAACATTGGTAAAGTTGGGGACCTATATTTTAATCTATCGACATTAACCATCCACGGACCTAAGAACCTTGATAACTGGGGCGCATCATATCCCTTAGCCAGTGCTCAAAATTCAGGTGTACATGTTTTCCTGATTAAAAATGTGAAGTTCTCCCTTCCTGCAAAAGAAGGGGAGGATTATGATGTGACCAAACCCAATTTCTCTTATTTAAATAATGAAATTAATTTGGGAAATGTCAACATCAATAAAGGAATTAGCTTTATATATTGGAGATACAATGATCCCATCCTTGATAATGGAGTGTTCTATTCAAATTACTTCCGTTATGAATGGAATGAACTCGTGAAAAATGGGGAGTATGTAGACTATGTTAGTCCCACTATCAATTTAAAGTACCGGATATCCCCTTTTAAAGTGGGGTTTAATACCGACACTAAAAACAATTTTTTGCAGTTAATATGGGAAGGCAATGAAATCCTTGCATCTGGCCAAGCCAATTCTGTTGAATTCAATAAATTTCGGGAGAACGCTACTTTTGATGTCCTTATCAAATATATCCCCGAGAGTTCTGCCGTTCAAATTCAGGCTGCTGGTAGAAGCATTCAAGATTTGCTCAGGATAAATCCTTAA
- the pth gene encoding aminoacyl-tRNA hydrolase, giving the protein MNYLIVGLGNIGREYADTRHNIGFMVADELANQAGTSWSTLKHAYYTEYKQRGHNVFVIKPTTFMNLSGKAVNYWMQELKVPIQNVLVIVDDLAIPFGSLRIKPKGSAAGHNGLKSIEGSVGGQHYARLRFGIGDNYPKGRQVDYVLGPFDKEEQRELPALIEHSVKMVNSFINIGIELTMTNLNTK; this is encoded by the coding sequence ATGAATTATCTGATAGTAGGATTAGGAAATATTGGAAGGGAGTATGCTGATACTCGGCATAATATAGGTTTTATGGTTGCAGACGAACTGGCAAATCAGGCCGGCACGTCTTGGTCAACCTTGAAACATGCTTATTACACTGAATACAAGCAAAGAGGTCACAACGTTTTTGTGATCAAACCTACGACCTTCATGAACCTGAGCGGAAAAGCCGTAAACTATTGGATGCAAGAGCTGAAGGTACCTATCCAGAATGTCTTGGTCATTGTGGATGACTTGGCCATTCCTTTTGGATCATTGCGTATCAAACCTAAGGGATCTGCAGCTGGACACAATGGCCTGAAATCCATTGAAGGGTCGGTGGGCGGACAACATTATGCACGATTAAGATTCGGTATCGGAGATAATTATCCCAAAGGAAGACAGGTAGACTATGTATTGGGTCCTTTTGACAAGGAAGAACAACGGGAATTACCCGCGCTGATCGAACATTCCGTAAAAATGGTGAACAGCTTTATCAATATCGGAATTGAGCTGACCATGACTAACTTGAACACAAAATAA
- a CDS encoding prohibitin family protein has product MKRNLIALGATLIIALLVWIICTERIDAGYEGIKVKLYGSEKGVQDVSLVTGRVWYNPVTESIYEFPTYVQTVNYENFTVNAKDGSVFTVDPTLSLRVLTGSSPKIFTKYRRPVDEILNMTLVNHIKDVYRIEFNKYSTDSIISNREKFENGVQDKMIKFLEGEGFILEQLTSGIQYPESITQAINAKNAAIQKAQQAENELKVVEADARKMIVQAEAEAKANQLRQQTLSPLLIQQQFIEKWDGSTPLYGNSPVIFKELK; this is encoded by the coding sequence ATGAAAAGAAATCTTATTGCTTTGGGGGCAACCCTTATTATCGCTTTGCTAGTTTGGATCATTTGCACGGAAAGGATTGACGCCGGATATGAAGGTATCAAGGTCAAACTCTATGGTTCTGAAAAAGGTGTTCAGGATGTCAGTCTTGTTACCGGAAGGGTTTGGTACAATCCAGTCACTGAGTCGATCTATGAGTTTCCAACCTATGTTCAGACAGTCAACTACGAGAACTTTACGGTAAATGCCAAGGATGGTTCTGTCTTTACGGTCGACCCTACCCTATCCCTTCGCGTATTGACAGGCAGCTCACCGAAGATCTTTACCAAATATAGAAGACCAGTGGACGAGATATTAAACATGACTTTGGTGAATCACATCAAGGATGTGTATAGGATCGAATTCAACAAATATTCCACGGATTCCATCATCAGCAATCGTGAGAAGTTTGAAAATGGTGTACAGGATAAAATGATCAAGTTTTTGGAGGGTGAAGGCTTTATCTTGGAGCAACTGACTTCAGGTATACAGTATCCTGAATCGATCACCCAAGCTATCAATGCCAAAAATGCCGCCATACAGAAGGCACAACAGGCTGAAAACGAGCTGAAGGTCGTGGAAGCGGATGCCAGAAAAATGATCGTCCAGGCAGAAGCTGAAGCCAAGGCCAATCAATTGAGGCAGCAGACCTTGTCACCATTGCTGATTCAACAGCAGTTTATTGAAAAATGGGACGGCTCGACACCGCTATATGGCAACAGCCCTGTGATCTTTAAGGAATTGAAATAA
- a CDS encoding M56 family metallopeptidase, protein MEALLTYIIQVNLLLALFYLGYQVLLKNLTFYRLNRVYFIFGSIYAFVYPFLDVKAWFAKSITIPQGIIMEYFPLLEDSKEEGGFYLSDLLVYLLAIGGLILLTRLLIQLGSLLRIHWHSKPSQWRDYIFRNVIFPITPFSFFNKIYLHKEQHQDLELYDIFKHEQVHVKGHHSVDVLLFEIVLLCCWFNPFVWYMRKAVRQNLEFLTDQQVLDKGVDRQTYQYSLLNVTKQGASVGISNQFNFKTLKKRIMMMNKKRSSRLQLGKYVFLLPVLIIAGITFTVNQAEAKIERVVVTLNETDLNQQIKKVMIQHPRKDTTYLDSIKDINTRAFADYIQGKPRSGGTIRFVDITPSKRPLVILDGEKLPINFNIDAINPKSIKSSKVLIGADAKSYGEEAKNGVIVIETKKEDDGKGPQGPKELSGEFIGMKANNIIDTDSVPVKVITKVQLQGIPKDTKIIIDEKESNHDEYKKLNPNELENVHIMKDSNGGKPTIKFTTKEFARKNNLQSTTFSGKLVSEPRITVKGQPASGPSRITVKGEPGSEPARMTVKGEPDSEITQVIISNPGHTQNSKPGAAMVRGTLSKDGLKDKLVVIDGKIANKKAIDKLDNNQIEYLNQLDPQGGKALYGKKGEKGVVIIGTKSK, encoded by the coding sequence ATGGAAGCTCTACTGACCTATATCATCCAAGTAAACCTGCTGCTGGCCTTATTCTATTTAGGGTACCAAGTACTTTTGAAGAACCTCACCTTCTACCGTCTCAATAGGGTTTATTTTATCTTCGGGAGCATCTATGCCTTTGTTTATCCGTTCTTGGACGTCAAAGCGTGGTTTGCCAAGAGCATTACAATCCCACAGGGGATTATCATGGAATACTTTCCATTGTTGGAGGACAGTAAAGAAGAAGGAGGGTTTTACCTGAGCGACCTTTTGGTTTATTTGCTAGCCATAGGAGGATTGATCCTATTGACCAGGCTGCTGATACAGCTCGGAAGCTTATTGCGTATCCATTGGCATTCTAAACCATCTCAATGGCGAGATTATATCTTCAGGAATGTCATTTTCCCGATCACACCGTTTTCCTTCTTCAATAAAATCTATCTGCACAAAGAGCAGCACCAGGATCTGGAGCTATATGATATTTTCAAGCACGAACAGGTACATGTGAAAGGCCATCACAGCGTCGATGTTCTGTTGTTTGAAATAGTGTTGTTGTGCTGTTGGTTTAATCCCTTCGTATGGTACATGCGCAAAGCCGTACGTCAAAATCTAGAATTCTTGACTGATCAACAAGTTCTGGATAAGGGTGTGGACCGACAGACCTATCAATACTCGTTGCTGAATGTCACCAAGCAGGGTGCTTCGGTCGGCATCAGCAATCAGTTTAATTTTAAAACCTTAAAAAAGCGCATTATGATGATGAACAAAAAACGATCATCCCGACTGCAACTTGGAAAGTATGTATTCCTGTTGCCCGTCCTGATCATTGCCGGTATTACCTTTACGGTAAACCAGGCAGAAGCAAAAATTGAACGTGTCGTGGTCACTTTGAATGAAACTGACCTCAATCAACAGATCAAAAAGGTCATGATTCAGCATCCTAGAAAAGATACGACATACCTTGATTCCATCAAAGATATAAATACCAGGGCATTTGCAGACTATATTCAAGGTAAGCCTAGGTCTGGCGGAACTATCCGTTTTGTTGATATAACTCCGAGTAAGCGTCCTTTAGTGATACTTGATGGTGAAAAATTACCTATAAACTTCAATATAGACGCGATTAATCCTAAATCCATTAAAAGTTCGAAGGTTCTAATAGGTGCTGATGCAAAAAGTTATGGTGAAGAGGCCAAAAACGGAGTAATTGTTATCGAAACCAAGAAAGAAGACGATGGGAAAGGTCCTCAAGGCCCCAAAGAGCTTAGTGGTGAATTTATAGGTATGAAGGCGAATAATATTATTGATACAGACTCAGTGCCTGTAAAGGTCATTACAAAAGTCCAGCTCCAAGGAATCCCAAAGGACACGAAAATTATCATTGATGAAAAAGAGTCCAATCACGATGAGTATAAAAAACTGAACCCAAATGAATTGGAGAATGTTCATATTATGAAGGATTCCAATGGTGGGAAACCAACCATCAAGTTCACAACAAAAGAATTTGCAAGGAAAAACAATCTCCAATCAACAACTTTCTCTGGGAAACTTGTTTCCGAACCTCGGATCACCGTTAAAGGCCAACCTGCCTCTGGACCTTCAAGAATAACTGTAAAAGGAGAACCAGGTTCTGAACCTGCGAGAATGACTGTAAAAGGCGAGCCAGACTCTGAGATAACACAAGTAATCATAAGTAATCCTGGACATACTCAAAATAGCAAACCTGGAGCTGCCATGGTTAGAGGAACATTATCCAAAGATGGACTAAAGGATAAGCTTGTTGTCATCGATGGAAAGATCGCCAATAAGAAAGCTATTGACAAATTGGATAATAATCAAATAGAATATTTGAACCAGTTGGATCCACAAGGAGGCAAAGCCTTATATGGGAAAAAAGGTGAAAAGGGAGTGGTGATCATTGGGACAAAATCCAAATAA
- a CDS encoding BlaI/MecI/CopY family transcriptional regulator, with amino-acid sequence MEKLTAQEEEAMLSIWQLNGGFVREILDNLKDKEMPYTTLASTIRNLEKKGFVKAVKYANAKRYEPILNAEEYKAKFMNSFVGDYFRNSYKEMVSFFVKEEKLSQKELEEIMDMIKNNKS; translated from the coding sequence ATGGAAAAACTGACCGCACAAGAAGAAGAAGCCATGTTGTCAATCTGGCAATTAAACGGAGGATTTGTCCGCGAGATTTTGGATAATTTGAAAGACAAAGAGATGCCTTACACGACCTTGGCTTCCACTATCCGCAATCTAGAAAAGAAGGGCTTTGTAAAGGCGGTCAAATATGCCAATGCAAAGCGATATGAACCCATATTAAATGCAGAGGAATACAAAGCTAAATTCATGAATTCCTTTGTAGGAGATTATTTCAGGAATTCCTATAAAGAAATGGTTTCTTTCTTCGTGAAAGAAGAGAAGCTAAGCCAAAAGGAATTGGAAGAAATCATGGACATGATCAAGAACAATAAATCCTAA